aaaccaccaaaaacaaaaaagaaaatggactCTGTCtgcattaacaaaaaatgcacttcaataaaaactaaacataaaactaaagtggaaataaaaactacattcaaccaaaagagtacAGATTATGAAGTATGTTTACTATATTGCCCTtcaataatcattagatttagatagagaagatgggcaatAGAGGAAGGGAGGAgccagtggagagcaccggaggtGAGCCATTTTTCACCCAGTATCattaaaagaaagagaaaagggcAGGAAGAAACGATTAAgccgataaattaaaatgaggttgataattttcatttatcatgcgattaactgatttattgtttattgtgacaggctaacgtatgtatgtgtgtatagAGTGTATCACAAAAGTGAGTACACCCctcacatttctgcagatatttaagTATATCTCTTCATGGGACACTGACACTGACAAAACACTGACACTTTGACACAATGAAAAGTAATCTGTGTGCAGCTTATATAACAGTGTAAATTTAGTCTTCTCTCAAAATAACTATGTACAGCTATTAATGTCTTAACTACCGGCAACAAAAGTGAGTACACCCCTAAGAGACTACGCCCCTAAATGTCCAAACTGAGCACTGCTTGTCATTTTCCCTCCAAAATGTCATGTGGCGACTAGTTAGTGTTGCGAAGCCTCAGGTGTGCATATGGAGCAGGTGTGTTAGATTTTCTAGTACATCTCACACTGTCTCATACTGGTCTCTGAAAGTTGAAGATGGCCAAGGCTACAAGTGGATTGCTAACACCCTGAAACTGAGATGCAGCACAGTGGCCACGATCATCCAGCATATTTAGCTGGGTCCACTCAGAACAGACGTCGTTTTGGTCGTCCAAAGAAGCTGAGTGCTCAGTGTCGCATCCGAATGCTGTCTTTGAAAGACGGGCACAGGAGTTCTGTCAGGTATGGTGCAGAGATTGAAGAGGTAGGAGGTCAGCTTGTCAGTGCTCAGACCATATGCCATGCACTACATCAACTTGGTCTGCATGGCTGTCACCCTAGAAGGAAGCCTCTTCTGAAGTCTGCAGACAAGAAAGTCCGCAAACAGTTTGCTGGAGACATGCCAACAAAGGACATGGATTTCTGGAACCAGgtcctgtggtctgatgagaTCAAGATTCATTTGTTTGGTTCAGATGGTCTCCAGCATGTGTGGCTGCAATCAGGTGAGGAATACAAAGATAAGTGTGTGATGCCTACAGTCAAGCATGGTGTTGGGAATGCCATGGTCTGGGTTGTATGAGAGCAGCAGCTGTTGGGGAGTTACATTTTATGAACTCTAATATGTACTGTGAAATGCTGAACAAAGTCTGATCCCCTCCCTCTGGAAACTGGATCACAGAGCAGTGTTTCAGTATGATAATGACCGCAAACAAACTTCTAAGACAACCACTGCTTTATTGAAGAAGCTGAGGGTGAATGTGATGGACTGGCCTAGCATGTCTCCAGACCTAAACCCAatagcagtgttgtatagtaacgaagtaaaaacacttcactactttacttaagtatattttggagtacttcatactttcctcgagtatgaaaatttttgataactttcacttcactatatttccgaacttaattgcatacttttactccgatacattttcaatgtgtggtttagttactcgttacaaaaaagagagagagagaaacgcaagtgttttgaccccacctactgattagcaagtagcaagtaggctacggaacaaagtcggtagcctacttgcctgggcttgttcatcaccaccaataggatacacctgtttcgcttctcccattaaacacaaagcaagtctcgcaatcagcagcagccacatagaggaggagacggagaccacaacgactgcaactacgtcggacacggctccaggggaaccaccagctggtgatgagagcccatggccttatttaaacacaatacactctttcgtgggtgttaaagattcgtcgtaccgcatgcagtgtatgttattcctgcccgaagatgtggaaattctatcttacaaaaactccccgtccaacttgaagaaacacatcgaggtaacttcttatgaaatggttataatcctcctgtgtcagtaactatagcttggtcactaggcactattgtgaaatcttgagcataacgttacctgtataaatgaactttgtttggcattgtttcagttccacacgtggtgtatttagcttaggcttaatgttgactgtagcaggctacctagactcctctgttcaaggggggacagaagccatagcgatagcaatttagtctaaatttaacgaatatagaaaaggcatgcaagttcaaaaccaggtttacagatgcctataagctgcatttccctcccaattctttttttcttttgcataatgaccagttgtgtgcaccacctactgactgtagcattgactgattcactgatttgtgaagtagagtaatcgtaacagctctttttcttcatgttggccgcattttctgtactatttatttttctcattttcagcactgaccttacttgaagggaaaacttaaggcttacaaaaactttgtattttctgtcctggagggtatactaagaagctggttcagttgtaaagcaggttaagttaaccttgtgctataggtaaagcacctaattttcttaactaaatgatgcctgcaggtatatctattagcaggtttaattttgcctgcacttggttatgtacattattttaagtgtatttgacaagtttaccaaaatataaaaaatgtcattcaaactgcatttgctttgttttactttttacttgtacttttcattacattacttgagtacatccatttttacagtaatttccatacttaagtacaagaagtttcagatactttaagactttaactcaagtaacatttcagtcagtgacttggacttttaccaaagtcatattttggagaggtacttatacttttacttgactctgagatttcagtactttatacaacactgcccAATAGAACATCGTTGGGCCATCCTCAAGCGGAAGGTGGAGGAGTGCCAAGTCTTGAATATCCCCCAGCTCCATAATCTCATCATGGAGGAGTGGAAAAGCATTCTGATGGCAACCTGTGAAGCTCTGGTGAGCTCCATGCATAGGACAGTAAATAATGGTGGCCACACAAAATATTGACACTTAAGGAACTTTCACTAAGGAGTGTACTCACTTTTGTTGCCGGCGGTTTAGATGTTAATGACTGTATATAGTTATTTTGAAAGAAGAATAAATGTGCACTGTTATTTAAGCTGCACACATTACTCTTCATTGTGTCAAAGTGTCATTGTTGTCCCATGgaaaaatatacttaaatatctgcagaaatgtgagGTGTGatacactgtgtgtgtgtgtacagaaTTACCGTAGTATACAGAATACATATTCAAGGTATCAGTAATGTCATTCTGACTATAGTcatatcttaaatagaaaagcgGTGTAATTCAAGGTATCTCTAattcatttttagatatctgaaaaggaattttgactagtcaaaattacaattcaagatatctctaattttgttttgtctagccactatttgcttttaagatatctataatttaatttacacTAGTTAAAACTACCAATCACCTCTCCAAAatcaatttaagatatctttaattatggtgtcattcgagatatctttaattagaattatgactagtcaaaactaaaattgacatatcttgaatttactttatgactagtcataatttaattgtagatatctgaattgtgtttttcagatagtcagtaattcattgtagatatcttgtATTGAAATCTCCATAAAAGTCAATagtaaatctgacgtcatttctactagtcagaatgtaattagagatatcttaaattactGTCTAGTAAAGTGTCTAATTTCAGATGTCTGGAATGTAAGGGCggtaaaactgaatttatgttaaaacgtcTTGCCATACAGGCGTGCTTTGCCGCTTGGGCGGTGCGGAGCAGCGAGGAGACGCAAGGGGAACCCTATCTGATGGGGAAACGCGGATCGACGTAACAAAGATCAGCCTCTGCTGGTCGGGTGGGGGTGCGCCCCCTCTTATCCTGGATCTTGATAGTATCTCACTATTTCGAGATAGTATCTCGAAttaatgagataatttattcattttttaatttttttttaccagattgGCGGAATTGGGCTTCCGTGTGGGAGGGGTTGTATCTGAGTGGGCTTCCCCACATaggttaaatgttaaatgtgcTGCTTATATCTGTCATTAAATTAACAGCTGATAATTCAACATCAGCTGAATTATACAAAGGCGTTTGCGAAAGCCTATTGTTACAAAAGAAGAGTGTACATTGTTGAATTTATACTAGCAATTTGATTAAACGGAGTATCTGGTAGTTGTGTTATAAACTCAAGATTCTTGTTTCTGTAATTTCTCTCTGGAGAAATTACAGAGGCCAGCAGAAAGCGTTCTTTACGATGATTTGCTGAAGCTTCTGTCAGTCATTTGTGGGGGCGTGTCTACTCGCTGCAGCTGTCAGATTGGGAGCCTCCTTCAACCCAAACGGCAAAAACAAGAGCTTAGAGAACAAAAAAGACACAGGAATGCCAGTTATCTGTGTAGTGCCGTGCTTGTAGGACAGAGGTAAGAAGTATATTCGcccaataaataatttcaaacagcATAAACGGTTAGAAGGGTACGGCTTACCGCGCCCCAAGATGTGTTTTTAGCATGCAGGTATGATAACGCTAACGGTCAGCTGGCAATGACGATGATACCAGGTCGCTTTGTCCGCCTTTTCATTTTATACAGCCACGGCTTTGGGTTTTGCACCGTTGTATTTCGCTTCAAATGATCTGGTATTGACAGAAAAGACAGACTCAACCCCTGTTTGGAGACAATACAGAGGCGTAACAAGAAAATCTATGGGCAAGGTTCACTGTCCACATCCCCCTTTCCAATACAGATTACCTTTTCAAAACTGATGTTCTCATTCCATTCATTTCAAAGAGCATTAGAATACCTTTGAAATGATACCAATATTATGCATGTAGGATAAATTAATATGTTGTAATTAGGTGGTTTAGGGTGGATACTCCTGTCTGACCGGGAGGGAAGACAGGACGCATAAAGTTAGAACTGTTTGGCGACGTAATAATTATAACGGGAAATTTAcgggaaaataataatacaggAGCATGGCAGGAAACAGGTAAGATACAGTAGTTTCCCAGCCAAAACGTGAGAATTGATAGGAATGTTGCATCATGTTTTCAGACTTTGAACCCATAAGTTCCAGCTTTGCAGTACAAATAATGATGCAGTTAAAAttgtttcacaattattcaatcaaaaataaaatcatgacaaacaaaaataaaataataaaattgtgaTCAAAACTTTtggatttgcaaaaaaaaagaaaaattcaaacaaaaaattatctgaataaaaaaatttaactggTCAAAACTTTTTGTATTgcaatatttcttatttaaacaagttttttttttttttaaaaattaaaactactcATTTTAAGCCTACTATATGCACTTTACCTAGTGCTAACATTACCAAGCACAATATGCTAACGGGGATCGTGGCAAACAAGATATGCGACTGTTGTCATAAGTTATGTAAGatttcttctttgaaaaaagtGTGGACACTTTTGTAGCTGTTAAACGGTGTAATTTTATGAAGATTACTGACCATTCACATCTGTGTCCTGTCACCGTAGCGAAGCAGAAAGCCTTGCAGTTCGGGACAGAGTTCTGAGATAGCAGGGAGTCGGAGTCATCCGCTTTAGTCAGCGCTAACGAATAGGGACACCTCTTACATCGTTCGTCTTTAGGCCCCGCCCAGGATGTTCATGTGAGAATCGCAAGCAAAACTCATTGAGTTCAACCCAAAAAAGGGAGCATCAAACAAAACTTTGAGAATCTCAACCAAAAAATTCTGACATGCGCAATTAAAGTTTATGATCtgcaaataactttttcacTTCATCAATCAAAAGtgagtgattttaatttaaaaaagcttttttaacaataattaaaaaaaattattacaattcAAAAGGTTTTGACCACAGTTTAATTTTTTGATTgaggtaagtttttttttttgttagaaacaaaacattttttgcaaatccAAAAGTTTTgatcagcattttatttatttttttgtttgacatgatttcttttattgaataattgtgaaacaaatttaactCCATAAATACAGGATGTTAAAATTGTTGTacctgttattttttaaaaataacaataagcCTCAGATGTCAACTTCTTCAAAGCATCTTCTGATTTGTACCAGATTCTGCAGCCTCCAATTCTCAACCCAGTGTTGCTATGGAGTCTGGCAACAACTATGTGTTCATCCACGGGAAGAACATCTCCCACAACACGTTGGCTGGCTCCGCTGCGGGACCCCACATGTCCATTGACAAGCTGTTTCCGGCTCTCCTTGAGTGCTTTGGAATAATTCTGTGTGGTTACATAGCTGGACGGTAGGTGTATGGAAACAGAGACACGTGTGTGACTTGTCAAAGAATTTCAACTTGGAAGATTTAAACCTTTTTCTTCCCACAGGGCTGACATGATCACGGAGAGCCAGGCAAAGGGTTTGGGGAACTTTGTCTCTAAATTCGCTCTTCCTGCTTTGCTCTTTAAAAACATGGTCCTGTTGGATTTTGGAGACGTCATTTGGGCTTTTCTTTGGAGTGTCTTGGTAGCAAAGGTCTATATGTTATTATTATAGACACACTGCAACGTGACGTCACGCACAGATGACTGCCAATGATGActaccattggttttagctTCAGGTTGTCAACATAAcacgctaaatcttaaatgtatacgtgacattaaaaaaaagggatGCAGCGCTTTGCTACTTACTGTCAACACTACGACAACTAGGTAACAAAGTCCAAGGATATCCCATTTCACAAgtcaggaaaaagtttcaattttacaaaaataggaGAGGGAGGCCAGTCaattatgctagcttgactttgacaaccttgaCATGTAGACTTGCTGCAAAATTTGGTGTGTTTCCTTCAGTTAAATAAAAGGCGACCtacacaccaactctgacagatcatcaatAGAGCAGTATTGATACTCTATTAACGGAATCAACCGTTACTGTGCTCAGATGATCaattataacaaaataaacatcaagcctaaaacataaaactgtggcggactgaatgttttgttgtttgtgtggaagatttttgtgagttttttgGTGCTGAATTATGATACACTCGTGGAGCTGTAGTCAATCAGTTACTATGACAGTAAGTTTGTGGGTAACATAGCTGACACAGagcgaggaaaaaaaaacaatggcagTGGTTTTGAATTATTCCCCAATggtttttctgcgttatttttcccctttgctgAGGTGCTCCGCACTAAATAACACCAACATcttcaggtttcatttagttaacaGAATGGTTCTACTACAGCAGCGCTGTGGATGACATGTAAAAGAATCGCCTTTTTGTCCTCCAGCGTTGTGCGCATGCGTAACATGCAATGTGTctatatattttcattatattattattgctatATTAGAAGAAAATTAATATCCTTGTCTTGCCGGCAGGTTACGGTGTTTGTACTGGTGTGTGTGCTGACGCTGATTGTGGCCAGTCCAGACAATAGATATAGCAAGGCTGGTCTCTATGCCATCTTTGCTACCCAGAGTAATGACTTTGCCTTGGGATACCCAATTGGTAAGAATCACCCAGCATGGACATTTGATCTCAGATAATTTCTCAGGTCTGGCTGTGTCTTCTCTTCCAGTCGACGCTTTGTATCGAAGCACGTACCCAGAATACCTGCAGTACATCTACCTAGTCGCCCCGGTTTCCCTCATGCTCCTCAACCCCATTGGCTTTGCTCTCTGTGAGGTGCAAAGGTGGAGGCAGGCCAGCCATCTGCAACACCGTAGTCTTGGCATTCTGGGAATTGTAGTTTTACAGGTAATAATATCAGTTATGAAGTATTAACGTTTGGTTCATTCTTCTAAATTTGTCTCTTTGCCTCTCAAGGTGTTGAAGAACCCAATAGTGTTCATGGTGATAGTGGGAATCATCTCTCATTTTGCCCTGGGAGAACGGATCCCCTTCGTTCTTTCTGAGTTCATAGACGGCCTGGCCAACTCCTTTGGAGGAGCAGCGTTGTTTTACCTTGGCCTCACTATGGTAAGCCTACTTGGATTGTAGGCTAGGTTGGAGATtgtatcttttcttttcttttttttttttacagtcacaAGCCTAAAAGGTTTACTGAGACGTTATCTCTGTTCTTATGAGGCAGGTCGGCCAGCTAAGAAAACTAACCAGAGACACTGGAGTTGCCCTGATTCTCCTCATAACAGCCAAACTGTAAGTAAGACAGAGGAGGATGTCAGGGGTTTTCATTTCTAGTCAGTTTTATCAAATACTCAGTCTAGTCAGTTTTAGTAAAATCAAATACTGACCCTTTGTACATGGCATAACTATTCAGAAGGCGGCTGAATATGGCCTTCAAGACAACCTATGTAAAAGTCACTTTTATTCAGTTGATGTAACTCTAAAACGAGCCATAAAAACTGCGAGGTCAGCTGCACACACAGACAAGGATACAAACCAAActtcttattttattgttcactcctgcttcttttaaaaaaattgaaatcactcatttttgtttgaagtgaaaaagttatttgcaGATTATTTGCGCATGTCAGAATTTTTTGGTTGACAGCCTaagtttttagttgagattctCAAAGTTTTGTTTGATGCTCCCTTTTTTTGGTTGAACTCAAGAGTTTTGCTCGATTCTCACATGAACATCCTGGGCGGGGCCTAAAGACTAACGATGTAAAACGTGTCCCTATTGGTGAGCGCTGACTAAAGCGGATGATTGACTCCCTGCTATCTCAGAACTCTCCCAAACTGCGAGGCTTTGGGTTAggaaattgtaacagcagctgcgaaGGGTGGGGTGGCAACAAATCCTGTCGTGTGGAACTATAACACTCTGAGAGTGAATGGGGACGTTCTCGTGTTGCAGCGGAAAATTACCTCGAGGAAGAAGCACGTCAAAATGCATCCACACAACAAACCTAatatggcatttaaaaaacaagcacttgacggagtttggctacatcgaggctcaatgcaggaaaaaaagaaccTCCGGAGCGGCCACATAGCAGGTAAAGGAGCGCGCAACTACCAACGCTCACCCGGATTAGCATCACGATCAGAAAGCCAAACAAATAACTCGAAAAATCTGCTCTCGCTGTTGGACCGTCGCTACGCGCAACGGGTAGTAATATTTTACAGACATAGTGCCTTTCAACCTCCACCAGACAGTGAACTCTCACACCGAacgtctgcttaaagctgcagcatgtaacttaaaaaaaaagattttagttatatattaaaatgtctaaattaggtgaatttattgccagatatttttttttccattttgccagataCCATAATATCATTTATAcctaaagcaaaaaattaaTAGCCATTCTAGGCATTCAGCAGTGATCGGCAGAGATCAGCCTCATGAATGATCAGTATCGTTATCGGCAGCAAATAACCTGATCTGGACATGGCTGCTACTTCCATGGATAAATTAGCTCGACTGgaacaagtagaagccatgGTAATATTGTCAAAAACAACATCTTAGTCAAAGTTCAATACTGCTGTCCCTCACTTCCAATGTGTCGTGTGATTAAGTGACGGGCTTGCAAAGAGTCGGTAACAGGGTTAATAACGGGTTAATCGAGGGGCCATGCTGGGgttgacttcctgaaggcagagattcagaaagagctgaagcttcttaaagagacagacccaatttcaaggcattgaATTAcaaagtgaatttaaaaaaaaataatatttaatatatacagcattttcataacaactgaagttaacatactGTAGTTATTTGGTTGTCctataaaatggcattttgtgcctggaaaatgcatgACACTGCCCCCTTCTGGGCTCTGTCATCTTTACAGGGTAAAATATACATAAGCTGAAAAGTTTGGGGATCTAAAACCAAGCTACAAAGTGTAACATCTGGAAGCGTTTAGTGTTTCAGTAATTATGTGGTGTTTGTCCGGTTCAGCCTGGTAATGCCGTTGGTCTGCAAAGACATGGTGGACATCTTGGACGTCGGGGTGAACAGCACAAGCCCGAACCACACCAGTTTATCCAATTTTGCTTTTCTCTACGGAGTCTTTCCAACTGCACCAAGCGTGGCTATATATGCCGTCCACTACAACATGGAGCTGGAGGTGGTGAGTTCTTTTTGAAACAACAAACTACATTACATTACTAATGCCGTACAGCATTTCAAAGATTTAAGCATGTAAAATCCATGAATCAGGATTGAAGCAGGAGCAGCATGAAGCTTTCATCTTTTAATGAAAGGAATGCctcctatatatatatatatatatatattagtgaCGTgtggtgaggttcatagctggtaaGGCACTGACtaaatcataatcagatttacaaatacaGACCCCTGCATGTTactgtttacataaggaaatttcacACATGTGGACAACGCTGAAGGGCAAAAACACTAATCTTCTACATGTCATCCATAGCCACGCTGCTGCCATAGAATAACTCctttaactcaatcaaacttggacatgtagatattattaatttagtgctccacagcaaatggaaaaaccgttaaagtacaactcaaaaccactttttttctcgctctctgcaTTGGCCAGGCTACACACAGACTTGTTGctatagcaactgacaacaacagccctaaaaaaacactgaaatatttgccacacaaagagcagagcattcagtctgttgcagtagtatggttttaggcttaatgtttattttgcaattattaataagtgattgctgtggtaagaggagaaaactaaatatattgctggacttgactttactgtatggGTATCTCGCTGTCTTGAAGTAGATCTGTTATGGAGACAATTGTTGCTGGACAATTTGTTACTgattaaaaatctttattttttagatcattttcaagtaatgtattGATAacagcataataatgcaagtttgcccCCTCAAAGACTCATAAACTTAAATTTTGTACTGAACTGGaagataatttaaatattaaaattacacaacaaccaaaaacaataaattaaaggaaataaaaaccacacacaccgccaaaactttaaataaaattgattatgaagtctgaaaacaaaattatccttcaaaaaaatattaatcatcagaattcTAATTATCaagcttattttaattcataatgtgattaactgattaattgcttattgcaacaggcttaaTGCCAACCAAACTGCATGAGTCTGCTGATCCATCTCATTTGCTGTTGCTGCTTCTCTTTAAGTCTCTGTTCAATTAGAAAGCCTAGCAGAGAGTTGAGACATTGAACTGTGACCAGAAATCTTTTGACTTGACGCAGTTTTTCTATGTTCTAGGTGACGTCTGGGATGGTGATTAGCACTTTTTTGTCAGCTCCGATCATGTACGTGTCGGCCTGGTTGTTGACCATTCCTTTCATGGACCCTAGCCCCCTGGTGGCAGAGCTGGAAAACGTCAGCTTCAACATCAGCATCATCAGCCTCATAGGACTGGTTCGTGGTTTTGGCGCTTCTACCTCATTGCTCCATCAGGTTCACCGATATCATATCAATATCTGGATCAGTCTCGATGTTTGTCACTGATACCCAACCTAGATTGTTTTTCAATGTGCCCAATCCATAAGGTCAAATCTATTCAGTCTAGTTCTATGCTTTGTTGTCTGAGTATTGTCattctgtattatttattttagattataaTCAACAtgttacatgtttgaccaaagtagTCAACATATTGTTTTTggcagtttcagtttctttactATTACATGGACTATTCTGCTCTGAACTGCTTTGACTGAACtaatgaaagttgtttttccatgtttgactGGCTTGTGACACTGTTGGTGGATTTAAATGTgttgtactggtgcagagttagcaaatttttttttttattctgtacatttacaaacatttctaacataactgttacaaatgtttttagtccattcagctgtttttctgtattggatcAGAATCGACTGATGCTAAGCCTCAGATTTGGGTTTTGGTattagaagtgaaaaaagttgaGTCTCTACCAGGGATCAGCATCGATATTTAAAAGAGAAACTCAGTTTTTGTTCCTCCCAGGTCTGGACCATCGCTGTGATGTTGCTTAGCAGGAAATTTAATCAGCTCCCTCATCTATTCGTGTTGAACCTTTTCCTGGCTCAGGTCAGTTAAATTTGATGCAGTTTGCATTAATATAAtgcatatttattcatatttgctCCAGTCTGTTACCTTAACCCTCTGCTTTGTGTGACAGTTCTTAGTGTGCGTTAGCATGATCCTGTGGAACTTCCTGGTGAAACAAGAAGATAATTTCCTCAGTAAAGTTCTCACCTTCACTCTATTGTACGGATCTCTGTACAGCACTTACATCTGGACAGGTTTGTATTTGCCAGatgcttaaaaaacaaatgtttttagtcCATTCAGCTGTTTAGTCCATTCAGctgttctcaaaacaacatcagTTCCTGTAAAGCAGCCAAATACTTCAGAGACATTTGGGCTTCTTTGTGTCTCCAGGTTTAATCCCTCTGTGTCTGGCTCTGACTAACAGAGATGATCTGCTGAGACTCAGACCTGGGCTCTTCATGGCTGTGGGCTGGGGGTGAGAATACAGGGACAGGAGCGGTGGCGTCCACAGAGAAAATAtggtcttttatttattatttggttTTATATTTCTGTCTTGATTGAAGAAGATGACTCTGTGTGCCTTTGTATGAATTGAAGATGATTCCCTGGAACTCCACTGGAAAGAGAGAAATCATTTAGTTGAAGTATTCTGTCCCTGGTGTGTTTTTGTAGGATTCCCTTTGTGATGGTTGGACTCCTTCTCATATCAGGAGAAAGGACGGAAACCCTAGACTCTGCTTTCTTCTATGGCAGAGCTCAGGTGATCCACTGATCAGAACTGTGTGAATGATTTTGAATTTCCAGTTTTTGTACAGCTTTGACTGCCATTTTTGATTTATCTTTAAGAAATGTAACAAGATGAGGTGATTTGCTGTGAGCTCACCAGGATAAAAAGCATCAACTTTTCTCTTCAGCCTTCCTGTTCTCTGGCAAGCTGAACAAACTGCAGTCATGTCTTTACatgacacagaaaacaaaggtTTTGTATAAAGAGCTTCTTACTAGAGCCGTGCAGTATTGCACATTTTGGTTTGAATCCGATATACAGCACCAGGATCGCTGATGCTTTTTATTCACTTTTGTAGCATCGAACTTCAGACTTTTTAGGTGTTGTGgtttttcctttacttttttGTCATAACCTCAGACAAAATTTGGAGAAAGTTTATGTGTGAGTTTATGTAAAATACTTTGATAACATATTAACATTACGCCCATAatc
The Xiphophorus hellerii strain 12219 chromosome 22, Xiphophorus_hellerii-4.1, whole genome shotgun sequence genome window above contains:
- the gpr155b gene encoding integral membrane protein GPR155 isoform X1, with protein sequence MESGNNYVFIHGKNISHNTLAGSAAGPHMSIDKLFPALLECFGIILCGYIAGRADMITESQAKGLGNFVSKFALPALLFKNMVLLDFGDVIWAFLWSVLVAKVTVFVLVCVLTLIVASPDNRYSKAGLYAIFATQSNDFALGYPIVDALYRSTYPEYLQYIYLVAPVSLMLLNPIGFALCEVQRWRQASHLQHRSLGILGIVVLQVLKNPIVFMVIVGIISHFALGERIPFVLSEFIDGLANSFGGAALFYLGLTMVGQLRKLTRDTGVALILLITAKLLVMPLVCKDMVDILDVGVNSTSPNHTSLSNFAFLYGVFPTAPSVAIYAVHYNMELEVVTSGMVISTFLSAPIMYVSAWLLTIPFMDPSPLVAELENVSFNISIISLIGLVWTIAVMLLSRKFNQLPHLFVLNLFLAQFLVCVSMILWNFLVKQEDNFLSKVLTFTLLYGSLYSTYIWTGLIPLCLALTNRDDLLRLRPGLFMAVGWGIPFVMVGLLLISGERTETLDSAFFYGRAQIISSAVVLGVSLALGAVSLMGLSQGDREQVGYEALSRAAVSGINDELRAPADLEDQQQQQEVTSTNSPTCSINSRDFHNISPLQTRPDMMANTQSEHANSTGHSGAPCDGQQPSSSDSELPLDLPPPGLQNSDDKQTVRHVLLCLLLSVSLLANLSSCLWWLFNKDPGRLYLELQFFCAVANYGQGFLSFGIFGLDKHLIIVPFKKRFLSLWHSRDGEDPSPSAVPEDVRLTCTQFVRYHKDQCVQDIVHTHRFGGVKQENGIGRCLSHHPQYLNTNPQRHGKSQNLHWNYSPDESCNQTSLPYNMEAPDEHLGYISTLQGHDDLYSSLPQSCVCEGVFRGSDLVDWLTEQGLCARWTEAKHYGVRFQREGEW
- the gpr155b gene encoding integral membrane protein GPR155 isoform X2, which gives rise to MESGNNYVFIHGKNISHNTLAGSAAGPHMSIDKLFPALLECFGIILCGYIAGRADMITESQAKGLGNFVSKFALPALLFKNMVLLDFGDVIWAFLWSVLVAKVTVFVLVCVLTLIVASPDNRYSKAGLYAIFATQSNDFALGYPIVDALYRSTYPEYLQYIYLVAPVSLMLLNPIGFALCEVQRWRQASHLQHRSLGILGIVVLQVLKNPIVFMVIVGIISHFALGERIPFVLSEFIDGLANSFGGAALFYLGLTMVGQLRKLTRDTGVALILLITAKLLVMPLVCKDMVDILDVGVNSTSPNHTSLSNFAFLYGVFPTAPSVAIYAVHYNMELEVVTSGMVISTFLSAPIMYVSAWLLTIPFMDPSPLVAELENVSFNISIISLIGLVWTIAVMLLSRKFNQLPHLFVLNLFLAQFLVCVSMILWNFLVKQEDNFLSKVLTFTLLYGSLYSTYIWTGLIPLCLALTNRDDLLRLRPGLFMAVGWGIPFVMVGLLLISGERTETLDSAFFYGRAQIISSAVVLGVSLALGAVSLMGLSQGDREQVGYEALSRAAVSGINDELRAPADLEDQQQQQEVTSTNSPTCSINSRDFHNISPLQTRPDMMANTQSEHANSTGHSGAPCDGQQPSSSDSELPLDLPPPGLQNSDDKQTVRHVLLCLLLSVSLLANLSSCLWWLFNKDPGRLYLELQFFCAVANYGQGFLSFGIFGLDKHLIIVPFKKRFLSLWHSRDGEDPSPSAVPEDVRLTCTQFVRYHKDQCVQDIVHTHSGSGESVNALAGESFL